The Streptomyces albofaciens JCM 4342 genome has a segment encoding these proteins:
- a CDS encoding tryptorubin family RiPP precursor, producing the protein MKLINSLKKKMKAEKSLKAYAWYIWY; encoded by the coding sequence ATGAAGCTCATCAACTCCCTCAAGAAGAAGATGAAGGCGGAGAAGAGCCTGAAGGCCTACGCCTGGTACATCTGGTACTGA
- a CDS encoding HemK2/MTQ2 family protein methyltransferase, which yields MFFIRPPGVYAPQEDTGMLAAALRRETLRPGAEVLDVGAGSGALAVAAARQGAGRVTAVDAALAAVLTTRLNAWFAGHRSTVRAYRGDLLRPVAGRRFDLIMANPPYVPCATPVPPRGGRARAWDAGPDGRAVLDRLCAQAPALLAPDGVLLLVHSGLCDPLRTVEQLTGAGLKAAVTDRRSIPFGPVLRQRAPWLEAQGLTAPGQDKEELVVIRAQRPS from the coding sequence GTGTTCTTCATCAGACCACCGGGCGTGTACGCGCCACAAGAAGACACCGGGATGCTGGCCGCGGCACTCCGGCGGGAGACCCTGCGGCCGGGCGCGGAAGTGCTGGACGTGGGGGCGGGCAGCGGGGCGCTGGCGGTCGCCGCGGCCCGTCAGGGTGCCGGGCGGGTCACCGCCGTGGACGCCGCGCTCGCCGCCGTGCTCACCACCCGGTTGAACGCCTGGTTCGCCGGGCACCGGAGCACGGTGCGCGCGTACCGGGGCGACTTGCTGCGCCCGGTGGCCGGGCGCAGGTTCGACCTGATCATGGCGAATCCGCCGTACGTGCCCTGCGCCACGCCGGTGCCGCCGCGCGGCGGCCGGGCGCGGGCGTGGGACGCCGGGCCGGACGGCCGCGCCGTACTGGACCGGCTGTGCGCCCAGGCGCCCGCGCTGCTCGCCCCGGACGGCGTGCTGCTGCTGGTCCACTCGGGGCTCTGCGATCCGCTCCGGACCGTGGAGCAGCTGACCGGGGCCGGACTCAAGGCCGCCGTCACCGACCGGCGGTCCATCCCTTTCGGGCCCGTGCTGCGGCAGCGCGCGCCCTGGCTGGAGGCCCAGGGGCTGACGGCCCCTGGCCAGGACAAGGAAGAGCTGGTGGTGATCCGTGCCCAGCGCCCCTCGTGA
- a CDS encoding FUSC family protein, producing the protein MAKARGTAAWRWLWWEVTAVGRTVRTAVRHSGPERDTVVQSLKAAGAATVAWALTGWWLNAPLALMAPWTALALVDATVYRSLRSGLQQLVVIVLGALFASAAMAATDGSTLGAMLIALPVMTLAGTHRRLGAQGIYGATTALFVITYGAYSLTEVGHRLVETMIGAVIGVAVNALVLPPVHLRNVHDQLRRLPRESAELLRTMAEGLRGGEWSAADAAGWHDRARRLGQVLKALASARQWTAESSRFNPGFRLRRTGPPPPPPEKADAVWERAADHLTAITRTLSGASGERARLTTPGAGFLRRYADLADEAAALCEAEADLLAGHERARAEKRYHAARRRSQELYDGLADEFRRLDDPAAAAAGGELLVEMKQLLHELTDFARTDMSGEREDEQRTR; encoded by the coding sequence TTGGCGAAGGCGCGGGGCACGGCCGCGTGGCGGTGGCTGTGGTGGGAGGTGACGGCGGTCGGCCGTACGGTGCGGACCGCCGTACGGCACTCCGGGCCGGAGCGGGACACCGTCGTCCAGTCGCTGAAGGCGGCCGGCGCGGCGACCGTCGCCTGGGCGCTGACGGGCTGGTGGCTGAACGCGCCGCTGGCCCTGATGGCCCCCTGGACGGCGCTGGCGCTGGTCGACGCCACCGTCTACCGCTCGCTGCGCTCCGGGCTCCAGCAGCTCGTGGTCATCGTGCTCGGCGCGCTGTTCGCGTCCGCCGCGATGGCCGCGACGGACGGCAGCACACTGGGCGCCATGCTCATCGCGCTGCCGGTGATGACGCTGGCCGGCACCCACCGCAGGCTGGGCGCCCAGGGCATCTACGGCGCGACCACCGCCCTGTTCGTCATCACCTACGGCGCCTACTCCCTGACCGAGGTCGGCCACCGGCTCGTCGAGACCATGATCGGCGCGGTCATCGGCGTCGCCGTCAACGCCCTCGTCCTGCCCCCGGTGCACCTGCGCAACGTGCACGACCAGCTCCGGCGCCTGCCCCGGGAATCCGCCGAACTGCTGCGGACGATGGCGGAGGGCCTGCGCGGCGGGGAGTGGAGCGCGGCGGACGCGGCCGGCTGGCACGACCGCGCGCGCCGCCTCGGCCAGGTGCTGAAAGCGCTGGCCAGTGCCCGGCAGTGGACCGCCGAGAGCTCCCGCTTCAACCCCGGTTTCCGGCTGCGCCGCACCGGGCCGCCCCCGCCGCCGCCCGAGAAGGCCGACGCCGTGTGGGAACGCGCCGCCGACCACCTCACGGCCATCACCCGCACCTTGTCGGGCGCCTCCGGGGAACGGGCCCGGCTGACCACGCCCGGCGCCGGCTTCCTGCGGCGCTACGCCGACCTCGCGGACGAGGCGGCGGCGCTCTGCGAGGCCGAGGCCGACCTGCTGGCCGGCCACGAGCGGGCGCGGGCGGAGAAGCGCTACCACGCGGCCCGCCGCCGGTCCCAGGAGCTGTACGACGGGCTGGCGGACGAGTTCCGGCGGCTGGACGACCCCGCGGCCGCCGCGGCGGGCGGCGAACTGCTCGTGGAGATGAAGCAGCTGCTGCACGAGCTGACCGACTTCGCCCGGACGGACATGTCGGGGGAGCGGGAGGACGAGCAGCGGACCAGGTGA
- a CDS encoding 2OG-Fe dioxygenase family protein, with the protein MEHIEEHSAPSGTGGAAGAASPVEAARSCLTHSAVCLLSPASVREQLGADEEAWARFAAHWDELGEDPYAAERGTRRLRRYGGFALTPATGELERLPHEPFVQPKDTNPLYEAVDRNFEPLTDAFVADPLLRPLFDLLAQAAAALDDAGRWIVKVHPFRVVATAEDEGDPTPEGRHKDGVTLVSSLLVSRRNAVGGQSCVYTDDGRELLCTTLHRPGSLLLSDDRDSLHCVSPIRPMDRSEPAYRDVLVTTLTAA; encoded by the coding sequence GTGGAGCACATCGAAGAGCACTCGGCGCCGTCCGGAACCGGCGGAGCGGCCGGGGCCGCGTCCCCGGTCGAGGCCGCCCGCTCGTGCCTCACCCACTCCGCGGTCTGCCTGCTGTCCCCGGCCTCGGTACGGGAGCAGCTGGGCGCGGACGAGGAGGCCTGGGCCCGGTTCGCCGCGCACTGGGACGAGCTGGGCGAGGACCCGTACGCGGCCGAACGCGGCACCCGCAGGCTGCGCCGCTACGGCGGGTTCGCCCTCACCCCGGCCACCGGGGAGCTGGAGCGGCTGCCCCATGAGCCGTTCGTCCAGCCGAAGGACACCAACCCGCTGTACGAGGCGGTGGACCGGAACTTCGAGCCGCTGACCGACGCGTTCGTCGCCGATCCGCTGCTGCGCCCGCTGTTCGACCTGCTGGCGCAGGCGGCGGCCGCGCTGGACGACGCCGGGCGGTGGATCGTCAAGGTGCACCCGTTCCGGGTGGTCGCGACCGCCGAGGACGAGGGGGACCCGACTCCGGAGGGGCGGCACAAGGACGGTGTGACCCTGGTGTCCTCACTGCTCGTCAGCCGGAGGAACGCGGTCGGCGGCCAGAGCTGCGTCTACACGGACGACGGGCGGGAACTGCTCTGCACCACCCTGCACCGGCCGGGCAGCCTGCTGCTGTCGGACGACCGGGACTCGCTGCACTGCGTCTCCCCCATCCGCCCGATGGACCGCTCGGAGCCCGCCTACCGCGATGTGCTGGTGACCACGCTCACCGCCGCGTAG
- a CDS encoding ABC transporter substrate-binding protein, protein MTVSRRPLLTTRRRAAAAVAALGAAALLLTGCGSDAGADAKGEDGKDAAASGETRTVKDATGKVVQVPAHPQRIVTLTQEDLDAVLALKIKPVGITNGQGLDEPPAYLADKVKGVDVVGGLLKPVMDKVIAARPDLILAGDMQDEQVLKQLREITPATLVTMAPTDDWKISFRGIGNAVNKLNEANKVIADHEAAAKAAGEKLGANKGAAVSIVRWNQDGPSWMERKQFASGVALEMGLKRPANQNKDGNAHTPSLSLEKINEIDGDWLFLSTLTSDGEKALKDVQTKPAYKELGAVQKNHVATVDGSVWSTRGGPLASDVVMNDISKALSKS, encoded by the coding sequence ATGACCGTGTCCCGCCGCCCACTTCTGACCACCCGACGCCGTGCCGCCGCGGCCGTCGCCGCCCTCGGGGCCGCGGCGCTGCTGCTGACCGGCTGCGGCTCGGACGCCGGCGCGGACGCCAAGGGCGAGGACGGCAAGGACGCGGCGGCGTCCGGCGAGACCCGTACGGTCAAGGACGCCACCGGCAAGGTCGTCCAGGTCCCCGCCCACCCGCAGCGGATCGTCACGCTGACCCAGGAGGACCTGGACGCGGTGCTGGCGCTGAAGATCAAGCCGGTCGGCATCACCAACGGACAGGGCCTGGACGAGCCGCCGGCCTACCTGGCCGACAAGGTCAAGGGCGTCGACGTCGTCGGCGGCCTGCTCAAGCCCGTCATGGACAAGGTCATCGCGGCCAGGCCCGACCTGATCCTCGCCGGTGACATGCAGGACGAGCAGGTGCTCAAGCAGCTGCGCGAGATCACCCCCGCCACCCTGGTCACCATGGCGCCCACCGACGACTGGAAGATCTCCTTCCGCGGCATCGGCAACGCCGTCAACAAGCTGAACGAGGCCAACAAGGTCATCGCCGACCACGAGGCGGCCGCCAAGGCAGCGGGCGAGAAGCTGGGCGCCAACAAGGGCGCCGCCGTCTCCATCGTGCGCTGGAACCAGGACGGCCCGAGCTGGATGGAACGCAAGCAGTTCGCCAGCGGCGTCGCCCTGGAGATGGGCCTGAAGCGGCCCGCCAACCAGAACAAGGACGGCAACGCGCACACCCCGTCGCTCAGCCTGGAGAAGATCAACGAGATCGACGGCGACTGGCTGTTCCTGTCCACCCTGACCTCCGACGGCGAGAAGGCCCTCAAGGACGTGCAGACCAAGCCCGCCTACAAGGAGCTGGGCGCGGTGCAGAAGAACCACGTGGCGACCGTCGACGGCTCCGTCTGGTCCACCCGTGGCGGCCCGCTGGCCAGCGATGTCGTCATGAACGACATCAGCAAGGCGCTGTCCAAGTCCTGA
- a CDS encoding iron-containing redox enzyme family protein yields MQRPPARGDLSAAVVSALERPPGTARLPDARTVAAADPYGDDLHLALALCYELHYRGLDAVPDTWEWDPELLRFRASLEKGFLDALRADLPRPGEVTALLDGLLVEPADGTGVSHFLRDEGELWHLREYAAQRSLYHLKEADPHLWVVPRLWGQAKAGMMAVEYDEFGAGRAERVHARLFADLLTDLGLDPAYGRYLGVCPRQMLAVNNLMSLFGLHRVHRGALVGHFAWVEVTSSPGSRRLAQALERLDAGPAAVHFYAEHVEADAVHEQLVRHQVVRGLLREEPALAPDVAFGIAATDLLEERLGEHLLGAWTAGTSSLFAPL; encoded by the coding sequence GTGCAACGCCCCCCGGCACGCGGAGACCTGTCGGCGGCGGTCGTCTCCGCGCTGGAACGGCCGCCCGGCACCGCACGGCTGCCCGACGCCCGTACGGTGGCCGCGGCGGACCCGTACGGCGACGACCTGCACCTCGCCCTGGCCCTCTGCTACGAACTGCACTACCGCGGCCTCGACGCCGTGCCCGACACCTGGGAGTGGGACCCGGAACTGCTGCGCTTCCGGGCGTCCCTGGAGAAGGGCTTCCTCGACGCGCTGCGCGCCGACCTGCCGCGGCCGGGCGAGGTGACCGCACTGCTCGACGGCCTGCTGGTGGAGCCGGCCGACGGCACCGGCGTCTCGCACTTCCTGCGCGACGAGGGCGAACTGTGGCACCTGCGCGAGTACGCGGCCCAGCGGTCCCTGTACCACCTCAAGGAGGCCGACCCCCACCTGTGGGTGGTGCCGCGCCTGTGGGGCCAGGCCAAGGCCGGGATGATGGCGGTGGAGTACGACGAGTTCGGGGCGGGGCGCGCGGAGCGGGTGCACGCCCGGCTCTTCGCCGACCTCCTGACCGACCTCGGCCTGGACCCCGCCTACGGCCGCTACCTCGGCGTCTGCCCCCGGCAGATGCTCGCCGTCAACAACCTGATGTCGCTCTTCGGGCTGCACCGCGTACACCGGGGCGCCCTGGTCGGCCACTTCGCCTGGGTGGAGGTCACCTCGTCACCCGGCTCGCGCCGCCTCGCGCAGGCGCTGGAACGGCTGGACGCCGGACCGGCCGCCGTGCACTTCTACGCCGAGCACGTCGAGGCCGACGCCGTGCACGAACAGCTGGTGCGCCACCAGGTCGTACGGGGACTGCTGCGCGAGGAGCCCGCCCTCGCGCCGGACGTCGCCTTCGGCATCGCCGCCACCGACCTGCTGGAGGAGCGGCTGGGCGAGCACCTGCTCGGCGCGTGGACGGCCGGGACGTCCTCCCTGTTCGCCCCGCTGTGA
- a CDS encoding amidohydrolase produces MTSATTPAPGSATPPTAVKDAVRRYIADRRAALLDLSRRIHGHPETAFTEHRAAAWCAELLREHGFAVTAPAHGLETAFVATAGTGPVTVAIACEYDALPDLGHACGHNLIAAAGVGAALGLARFAAELGLAVRVVGTPAEERGAGKALLLEAGAFDGVDAAMMVHPCPFEMSDFRSFALGTLSVTYTGRTAHPSLNPHEGRNAADALTVAQVALGLLRQQLPPQWRVHGVTTSAGSAPNAIPDRATAEYEIRAEAAGDLRELRDRVEACFRAGALATGCEVTLERPEPDYLDFRGDPGLIALWEANARALGRPEPVVRGPFACTDMGNVSHVVPSIHPVLDISGGACGPHEPEFAAAAVSPAAEQALLDGAVGLAWTAADFAYGRNGGGGGVAGA; encoded by the coding sequence ATGACGTCCGCCACCACCCCCGCCCCCGGGTCCGCCACCCCGCCCACCGCCGTCAAGGACGCCGTGCGGCGGTACATAGCGGACCGGCGTGCCGCTCTGCTGGACCTCAGCCGCCGCATCCACGGCCATCCGGAGACGGCCTTCACCGAGCACCGCGCCGCGGCCTGGTGCGCGGAGCTGCTGCGCGAGCACGGTTTCGCCGTGACCGCGCCCGCCCACGGCCTGGAGACCGCGTTCGTGGCCACCGCCGGGACCGGTCCGGTCACGGTGGCGATCGCCTGCGAGTACGACGCGCTGCCGGACCTCGGCCATGCCTGCGGCCACAATCTGATCGCCGCGGCGGGGGTCGGCGCGGCGCTGGGCCTGGCCCGGTTCGCCGCGGAACTGGGCCTGGCCGTGCGGGTCGTGGGCACGCCGGCCGAGGAGCGCGGCGCGGGCAAGGCGCTGCTGCTGGAGGCCGGGGCGTTCGACGGGGTGGACGCGGCGATGATGGTGCACCCGTGCCCGTTCGAGATGTCCGACTTCCGGTCGTTCGCGCTGGGCACGCTGTCCGTCACGTACACCGGCCGGACCGCCCACCCCAGCCTGAATCCGCACGAGGGCCGCAACGCGGCCGACGCGCTGACCGTCGCGCAGGTCGCCCTCGGCCTGCTGCGCCAGCAGTTGCCGCCGCAGTGGCGGGTGCACGGCGTCACGACGTCGGCGGGCTCGGCGCCGAACGCGATACCGGACCGCGCGACGGCCGAGTACGAGATCCGCGCGGAGGCCGCCGGGGACCTGCGGGAGCTGCGGGACCGGGTGGAGGCCTGCTTCCGGGCGGGTGCGCTGGCGACCGGCTGCGAGGTGACGCTGGAGCGCCCCGAGCCCGATTACCTGGACTTCCGCGGCGACCCGGGGCTGATCGCCCTGTGGGAGGCGAACGCGCGCGCCCTGGGCCGGCCGGAGCCGGTCGTGCGCGGGCCCTTCGCCTGTACGGACATGGGCAACGTGTCGCACGTGGTGCCCTCGATCCACCCCGTACTGGACATCAGCGGGGGCGCCTGCGGGCCGCACGAGCCGGAGTTCGCCGCGGCGGCGGTGTCCCCGGCGGCCGAACAGGCCCTGCTGGACGGCGCGGTGGGCCTGGCCTGGACGGCCGCGGACTTCGCGTACGGCAGGAACGGCGGAGGCGGCGGCGTGGCCGGGGCGTGA
- a CDS encoding ABC transporter ATP-binding protein: protein MELRVEQLTAGYAGHPVVDRVDLTVESGTVVAVVGPNGCGKSTLLRCLARLHQPESGRVFAGDADVWRLKQREAAHRIALLPQSPQAPEAVTVAGLVRYGRHPHQGLFRQWSREDERAVARALEQTGTSGLAGRRLDQLSGGQRQRCWLAMALAQETPVVLLDEPTSALDIGHAVEVLDLVREVAAGGRTIVMVVHDLAAAARYADTVVAMRSGRVVAAGPPRDIIDAALVKELYGVDAEILAAPSDGSPVVVPTARTAVPVRS from the coding sequence GTGGAACTCCGCGTCGAGCAGCTCACCGCCGGATACGCCGGCCACCCGGTCGTCGACCGGGTGGACCTGACGGTCGAGTCGGGCACGGTGGTGGCGGTGGTCGGCCCCAACGGCTGCGGCAAGTCCACCCTGCTGCGCTGCCTGGCCCGCCTCCACCAGCCGGAGTCGGGTCGGGTGTTCGCGGGCGACGCGGACGTGTGGCGGCTCAAGCAGCGGGAGGCCGCCCACCGCATCGCGCTGCTCCCGCAGTCCCCGCAGGCGCCCGAGGCGGTCACCGTAGCCGGACTCGTACGGTACGGACGCCACCCGCACCAGGGCCTGTTCCGCCAGTGGTCGCGCGAGGACGAGCGGGCCGTGGCCCGCGCCCTGGAGCAGACCGGCACCAGCGGCCTGGCCGGCCGGCGCCTCGACCAGCTCTCCGGCGGCCAGCGCCAGCGCTGCTGGCTGGCCATGGCACTCGCCCAGGAGACCCCCGTCGTGCTGCTCGACGAGCCGACCAGCGCCCTGGACATCGGGCACGCCGTGGAGGTGCTGGACCTGGTGCGCGAGGTCGCGGCGGGCGGCCGCACCATCGTGATGGTCGTCCACGACCTCGCGGCCGCGGCCCGCTACGCCGACACGGTCGTCGCGATGCGCTCGGGCCGGGTGGTCGCCGCCGGCCCGCCGCGCGACATCATCGACGCCGCGCTCGTGAAGGAGCTGTACGGCGTGGACGCGGAGATCCTCGCCGCGCCCTCCGACGGCTCCCCGGTGGTCGTGCCGACGGCCCGCACGGCGGTCCCCGTACGCTCCTGA
- a CDS encoding glycosyltransferase, giving the protein MRVLCTATGSPSHGRALLPLARALAGAGHEVTVVTTADVAPVFAADPVRVEPSLPRIDFTTPEEQEADGEGADARAAAAAVEQTGATPDADPDADPAEHPHMRVLMERLTGDMAREHHRVLSELAREFRPDAIIRDGMDMGACLLAEQLGIPQLPIPAGTVNILDPAVALPALNRLREELGLPVQEEPGSLYPHGRFDYLPAEYSFARFPATVLAYRQTTVVDRTAGLPGWVAELPADRPLVFAAVGTAMPMFREILPAGTPLPVGMTDPSEILATIIAGLSRLECTAVVATGGVEPAGGVEPAPHVHLTDRLAQPLLLECADLFVTHGGYNSIREAVRTGTPMAVLPNFGDQLPNAARVQELGLGRHLTDTDPDAVAAVCRELLADRETAARCRRAQLASLALPDIGQVVADLEKLVA; this is encoded by the coding sequence ATGCGCGTCCTGTGCACCGCCACCGGCTCCCCCTCGCACGGCCGAGCCCTGCTGCCGCTGGCCCGCGCGCTGGCCGGCGCCGGGCACGAGGTCACCGTCGTCACGACGGCCGACGTGGCGCCCGTCTTCGCCGCCGACCCGGTGCGGGTCGAGCCCAGCCTGCCGCGCATCGACTTCACCACGCCCGAAGAGCAGGAGGCGGACGGCGAGGGCGCGGACGCTCGGGCGGCCGCCGCCGCGGTGGAACAGACCGGTGCCACACCGGACGCCGATCCGGACGCCGACCCCGCCGAGCACCCGCACATGCGCGTCCTGATGGAACGGCTCACCGGCGACATGGCCCGCGAACACCACCGCGTACTGTCCGAGCTGGCCCGGGAGTTCCGCCCGGACGCCATCATCCGGGACGGCATGGACATGGGCGCCTGCCTGCTCGCCGAGCAGCTCGGCATCCCGCAGCTGCCCATCCCCGCGGGCACCGTGAACATCCTCGACCCGGCCGTGGCGCTGCCGGCGCTGAACCGGCTGCGCGAGGAGCTGGGGCTGCCCGTGCAGGAGGAGCCCGGGTCGCTCTACCCGCACGGCCGCTTCGACTACCTGCCCGCCGAGTACTCCTTCGCGCGGTTCCCGGCCACCGTGCTGGCCTACCGCCAGACCACGGTGGTGGACCGCACCGCCGGGCTGCCCGGCTGGGTCGCCGAACTCCCCGCCGACCGGCCGCTGGTGTTCGCCGCGGTGGGCACCGCGATGCCGATGTTCCGCGAGATCCTGCCCGCGGGCACGCCGCTGCCGGTGGGCATGACCGACCCGTCCGAGATCCTGGCGACCATCATCGCGGGCCTGTCCCGGCTGGAGTGCACGGCCGTGGTGGCGACCGGCGGTGTCGAACCGGCCGGCGGCGTCGAGCCCGCGCCGCACGTCCACCTGACGGACCGCCTCGCGCAGCCGTTGCTGCTGGAATGCGCCGACCTGTTCGTCACCCACGGCGGCTACAACAGCATCCGCGAAGCGGTGCGCACGGGCACGCCCATGGCGGTGCTGCCGAACTTCGGCGACCAGCTGCCCAACGCCGCGCGCGTGCAGGAACTGGGCCTGGGCCGGCACCTGACCGACACCGACCCGGACGCCGTGGCCGCCGTGTGCCGGGAGCTGCTGGCCGACCGCGAGACGGCCGCGCGCTGCCGTCGGGCGCAGCTCGCCAGCCTCGCCCTGCCGGACATCGGCCAGGTCGTCGCCGACCTGGAGAAGCTGGTGGCCTGA
- a CDS encoding CDGSH iron-sulfur domain-containing protein produces MPSAPREQREPVRERTDGGRADARRVVQDPGGPVLIEGPVEVQLDDGTTARSDRPFVALCMCRRSRSYPWCDTSHRGLRRPPGPRARAAGDP; encoded by the coding sequence GTGCCCAGCGCCCCTCGTGAACAGCGGGAACCGGTACGCGAGCGTACGGACGGCGGGCGCGCGGACGCGCGCCGGGTCGTCCAGGACCCCGGGGGCCCGGTGCTCATCGAGGGCCCCGTCGAGGTGCAGCTCGACGACGGTACGACGGCCCGTTCGGACCGCCCCTTCGTGGCGCTGTGCATGTGCCGCCGCAGCCGGTCCTACCCCTGGTGCGACACCAGCCACCGCGGGCTCAGGCGGCCACCGGGTCCGCGCGCCCGGGCCGCCGGGGACCCGTGA
- a CDS encoding cytochrome P450 → MRTYGTERSDRVTVFTPRLGRLLSEHRGADVFRLEADTVGVAGAGLIDAVLRSRPANAAERPTFKPLQGRPISRPESSAVMRAVSLDVRAALERPAAPDGKGGPAADLSGEWPRVAHLYLRDLVFGADPMRLRVLVDRKLEWTPKLTWTVIAAGAALPGCPGAGAPVSRLAGLAAAAAGYGDRRYAMGLYRRAAAPVCFTVSTLVANALWLGSPFEDHIPNRHILYESMRLLPPSWNLLRVASPEFAALDERIGAGDDVLLLPLLSHRDPRTWDAPDEFRPERWAALDADDQPGYLPFGHANERCWGRHMVMPLAERLLDLVRQQGLAVSPEQKSAEVPLAGLLGVSRVSVVRR, encoded by the coding sequence ATGCGTACGTACGGTACGGAACGGAGCGACCGGGTCACGGTCTTCACGCCGCGGCTCGGCCGGCTCCTCAGCGAGCACCGCGGCGCGGACGTCTTCCGGCTGGAGGCCGACACGGTCGGCGTCGCCGGAGCCGGGCTGATCGACGCCGTGCTGCGCAGCAGACCGGCCAACGCGGCCGAACGGCCCACCTTCAAACCCCTCCAGGGCCGGCCCATCAGCCGCCCCGAATCCTCCGCGGTCATGCGCGCCGTTTCCCTGGACGTGCGCGCGGCACTGGAAAGGCCGGCCGCGCCCGACGGGAAAGGCGGCCCGGCCGCCGACTTGTCGGGCGAATGGCCGCGGGTGGCGCACCTGTATCTGCGGGACCTGGTTTTCGGGGCCGATCCGATGCGGCTGCGGGTACTCGTGGACCGCAAGCTGGAATGGACGCCCAAACTGACCTGGACGGTGATCGCGGCGGGCGCGGCGCTGCCGGGCTGCCCGGGGGCCGGCGCGCCGGTGTCCCGGCTGGCGGGGCTCGCGGCCGCCGCGGCCGGTTACGGGGACCGGCGGTACGCGATGGGCCTGTACCGGCGGGCGGCGGCACCGGTGTGCTTCACCGTGTCCACCCTCGTCGCCAACGCGCTGTGGCTCGGCTCGCCCTTCGAGGACCACATACCGAACCGCCACATCCTGTACGAGTCCATGCGGCTGCTGCCGCCGTCGTGGAACCTGCTGCGCGTGGCGTCACCGGAGTTCGCCGCCCTCGACGAGCGGATCGGCGCGGGCGACGACGTCCTGCTGCTGCCGCTGCTCAGCCATCGCGACCCGCGCACATGGGACGCGCCGGACGAGTTCCGCCCTGAGCGCTGGGCGGCCCTCGACGCCGACGACCAGCCCGGCTACCTGCCCTTCGGGCACGCGAACGAGCGCTGCTGGGGGCGGCACATGGTCATGCCGCTGGCCGAACGGCTGCTGGACCTGGTGCGGCAACAGGGCCTGGCGGTGAGCCCGGAGCAGAAGTCCGCCGAGGTGCCGCTGGCCGGCCTGCTCGGGGTGTCGCGGGTGTCGGTCGTACGGCGCTGA